Proteins encoded in a region of the Sugiyamaella lignohabitans strain CBS 10342 chromosome B, complete sequence genome:
- the IDH2 gene encoding isocitrate dehydrogenase (NAD(+)) IDH2 (Subunit of mitochondrial NAD(+)-dependent isocitrate dehydrogenase; complex catalyzes the oxidation of isocitrate to alpha-ketoglutarate in the TCA cycle; phosphorylated; GO_component: GO:0005962 - mitochondrial isocitrate dehydrogenase complex (NAD+) [Evidence IDA] [PMID 16884682]; GO_component: GO:0005759 - mitochondrial matrix [Evidence IEA]; GO_component: GO:0005739 - mitochondrion [Evidence IEA]; GO_component: GO:0005739 - mitochondrion [Evidence IDA] [PMID 11502169]; GO_component: GO:0005739 - mitochondrion [Evidence IDA] [PMID 11914276]; GO_component: GO:0005739 - mitochondrion [Evidence IDA] [PMID 14576278]; GO_component: GO:0005739 - mitochondrion [Evidence IDA] [PMID 16823961]; GO_function: GO:0051287 - NAD binding [Evidence IEA]; GO_function: GO:0003723 - RNA binding [Evidence IEA]; GO_function: GO:0003824 - catalytic activity [Evidence IEA]; GO_function: GO:0004449 - isocitrate dehydrogenase (NAD+) activity [Evidence IEA,IEA]; GO_function: GO:0004449 - isocitrate dehydrogenase (NAD+) activity [Evidence IDA] [PMID 16884682]; GO_function: GO:0000287 - magnesium ion binding [Evidence IEA]; GO_function: GO:0046872 - metal ion binding [Evidence IEA]; GO_function: GO:0016491 - oxidoreductase activity [Evidence IEA]; GO_function: GO:0016616 - oxidoreductase activity, acting on the CH-OH group of donors, NAD or NADP as acceptor [Evidence IEA]; GO_process: GO:0006537 - glutamate biosynthetic process [Evidence TAS] [PMID 9175438]; GO_process: GO:0006102 - isocitrate metabolic process [Evidence IDA] [PMID 16884682]; GO_process: GO:0008152 - metabolic process [Evidence IEA]; GO_process: GO:0055114 - oxidation-reduction process [Evidence IEA,IEA]; GO_process: GO:0006099 - tricarboxylic acid cycle [Evidence IEA,IEA]; GO_process: GO:0006099 - tricarboxylic acid cycle [Evidence TAS] [PMID 9175438]) produces the protein MIEGDGIGVEISEAVKDIYKAAKVPIDWELADVTPIFVDGKTSIPPEAIESINKNKVALKGPLATPVGKGHVSLNLTLRRTFNLFANVRPCKSVVGFQTPYEDVDTVLIRENTEGEYSGIEHVVVPGVVQSIKLITRAASERVARYAFEYARSIGKKKVLVVHKATVMKYGDGLFLESAQKIAKEFPDIEIHTELIDRTCLNMVTNPAPYKEYVMVMPNLYGDIMSDLSSGLIGGLGLTPSGNMGDEVSIFEAVHGSAPDIAGKGLANPTALLLSSVMMLRHMGLNDEAARIEKAVLDTIASGKENITRDLKGTASTKHFTEQVISRL, from the coding sequence ATGATCGAGGGTGACGGTATCGGTGTTGAGATTTCTGAGGCTGTTAAGGACATTTACAAGGCCGCCAAGGTCCCAATTGACTGGGAGCTTGCTGATGTCACTCCTATCTTTGTTGACGGTAAGACTTCGATTCCTCCTGAGGCCATCGAGTCcatcaacaagaacaaggtTGCCCTTAAGGGACCCCTTGCTACCCCTGTTGGTAAGGGTCACGTTTCTCTTAACTTGACTCTCCGTAGAACTTTCAACTTGTTCGCCAACGTTCGTCCTTGTAAGAGCGTTGTTGGTTTCCAAACCCCCTATGAGGACGTTGACACCGTCTTGATCAGAGAGAACACCGAGGGTGAGTACTCTGGTATTGAGCACGTTGTTGTTCCTGGTGTTGTCCAATCTATCAAGCTCATCACTAGAGCTGCTTCTGAGCGTGTGGCTCGTTATGCTTTCGAGTACGCTCGTTCCATCggcaagaagaaggtcCTTGTCGTGCACAAGGCTACTGTCATGAAATACGGTGACGGTTTGTTCTTGGAGAGTGCCCAAAAGATTGCCAAGGAGTTCCCTGACATCGAGATCCACACCGAGCTCATTGACCGTACCTGTTTGAACATGGTCACCAACCCTGCTCCTTACAAGGAGTACGTCATGGTCATGCCCAACTTGTACGGAGATATCATGTCTGATTTGTCTTCCGGTTTGATTGGTGGTCTTGGTTTGACCCCCTCCGGTAACATGGGTGACGAGGTCTCCATCTTCGAGGCCGTCCACGGATCTGCTCCCGATATCGCTGGCAAGGGTTTGGCCAACCCCACCGCCCTGCTGCTTTCATCTGTTATGATGTTGAGACACATGGGTCTTAACGACGAGGCCGCCAGAATCGAGAAGGCTGTTCTCGACACCATTGCCTCTGGTAAGGAGAACATCACCCGTGACCTTAAGGGTACTGCTTCTACCAAGCACTTCACCGAGCAAGTCATCAGCAGACTCTAA